The genomic stretch ACGAATCCGGTTATGATTGGGGCAATTGCTAATACAGGGCGGAATCTTGGATATCTGTTTTGGTCGGAGCGGTGATGTCTCAACGCCTGATCCCCCGGATGAAAACGATCGACCTCTAATTCCTTTTTTCTTTTTCCTGACTATTTTGGCCATGATGGACTCTCTTGTTGAATTTTATGCCGTTTTTTGCCGTTATATCGACCGACAAAAATGCGATTTCCTTTACTTTTTATGCGCACCTGGCGCGGTTCCGGCTCGTCCCCGAATTTCCGCCGCAATTCTTGATATTCCTTGAATAATCTCGGGCACGGGTAATAAATTCCCCGGCCCAATCGGGAACGCCACCGGCATGGATATGCGTATAGCACGCCAGACAATTTCTATACAATAAACCGTCACGCCCGTTACCCAAACCGACGCCACGGCTAAGTTTCAGACAACTATCAGCATTCCGGCCATTCGAAGTTACACCGGAATAATGAAACTCGTGTCCCCGTACGACTTTGTCAACGGGGAAGAAGGGATTCGGTTTTTCGACTTTGAATTCCGTGTAACCATGCCCGACCGGCTTGACTTTCATTTCCAAATCGATTGGGAATATTCCGGCCATTAAATGCGTTTTGCCATCCCATTTAATCGAGCGGCACAGATAAATCAAGCCGCCGCATTCGGCATAAATCGGCATATTGTTCTCAACCGCCGATTTTACCGATTCCATCAGCGAATGATTCCGACACAATTTATCGGCCTGGGTTTCGGGAAACCCACCGCCGATATATAACCCGTCGATATCAGGCAGGATCGAATCAGCCAGTGATGAAATCGGAATTAGCTCGGCTCCATGATTTTCCAGAGCCTCCAGATTTTCGGGATAGTAGAAAGTAAACACAGAATCGCTAAAGTATCCGATACGAACATCTTGTTCGACCGCCTCGGGAAGATCGTCTTCTATGATTTTCAAAGGCGGCGCGGATTTAGCGATCTCGATAAGTCTGTCAATATCAATATTCTTTTCGGCAATCTCGGATAATTTCGCGGCTGCTTCAGTCCGCGACATAAATTCTGCCGGTGGAATAAGTCCCAAATGCCGTCCGGGGATCAACTTTGAGTCGTCGCCTAATTTGGGGATAACGCCAAGAGTCGGCAAACCGCAGTATTCCTCAATCGCCTCCCTGACGATTTTCTCATGGCGGGAACCGGCGACTTTATTGAGGATTACTCCGGCAATATTGACACTGCCGTCAAAAACCTGACAGCCTTTTACCAAAGCCGCAAGAGTCCGGGTAGTTTTGGTCGCGTTTACTACCAGTACCAGCGGAGCCCGCAATAGCCTGGCAAGCTCCGCGGTACTGTGAGATCCTTTTGCGTCCTTTCCGTCGAAGAGGCCGCGATTTCCTTCAATAATGGATAAATCATACCGCTGTGCGTACCGTCCAAATGACCTGGCGACACTTTCAGGTTCGACCATCCAAGTGTCGAGATTGCGACAGGGGATCCCGGCGCAATTCGACAACCAGGCCGAATCGATATAATCGGGACCTTTTTTAAAAGGCGCGATAGTCAACCCTCTTAAACGAGCAGCCGTAATGGTGCTCAGGCTAACTATCGTTTTTCCCGAATCGCCGGAAAGGCCTGCAATTATAAGGCGTGCGCTATTCATACCCTTATTTCCCTACCCGGATAGGGAAATTAGTCGTTTGCGGCGCTTTCCCTGTGAGGAAGTTCGATGAAACTACCACCGAAATATGTATAAACACACTTACCGGAATTGACGAGCTCTTTAATAGCCCCTTTACACAGCTTCTTATCGGCCTCATCGCCATAAAGTTCCCGCATGGCTTTTATCAGATCCGTCGGTTTTAGTTTCTTGATGCCTTGCGCATCTGTTACCATGTTTAACATGGCTTCCGCGATTTCTTCAACAGTCTTGGCCATGTTCGATCCTTAATATGTTAAATGTGTAGAACGCTTAAATGTCAATCCCGCGTACTTAAAGTCATCGATATGTTCTTTCTGGAACTTGATGCCGGTCATGCGGAAGAATTTCGGCCAGCCGATACGTTCAATCCACTCGCCCATGCGTTCATATTTATTGGCATTGGCCGCCCACAGTTCAACAATCTTCTTGATGGCATCGGTAGTCTCAGGCCAGCGAGGCGGATTATTGGGTATGAACGGTATTGCCAGCTTCGAGAACATCGGTTCATGGCGGGCATTGGATACCTTGCCGCCAACCCAAATCGAAATACCGTCGTTGAGTGGGTCGTTCATCGGCATCGCCGGACAGACAGTGTAGCAGTTGGCGCAAAACATA from Candidatus Zixiibacteriota bacterium encodes the following:
- a CDS encoding cobyrinate a,c-diamide synthase, with protein sequence MNSARLIIAGLSGDSGKTIVSLSTITAARLRGLTIAPFKKGPDYIDSAWLSNCAGIPCRNLDTWMVEPESVARSFGRYAQRYDLSIIEGNRGLFDGKDAKGSHSTAELARLLRAPLVLVVNATKTTRTLAALVKGCQVFDGSVNIAGVILNKVAGSRHEKIVREAIEEYCGLPTLGVIPKLGDDSKLIPGRHLGLIPPAEFMSRTEAAAKLSEIAEKNIDIDRLIEIAKSAPPLKIIEDDLPEAVEQDVRIGYFSDSVFTFYYPENLEALENHGAELIPISSLADSILPDIDGLYIGGGFPETQADKLCRNHSLMESVKSAVENNMPIYAECGGLIYLCRSIKWDGKTHLMAGIFPIDLEMKVKPVGHGYTEFKVEKPNPFFPVDKVVRGHEFHYSGVTSNGRNADSCLKLSRGVGLGNGRDGLLYRNCLACYTHIHAGGVPDWAGEFITRARDYSRNIKNCGGNSGTSRNRARCA